The genomic interval ATTCCAGTACCACCGTGTAATACTAAAGGCATATCTCCAGTAGCAGCTTTAATGTTAGCTAAAGCTTCGAAGTTTAATCCAGCCCAGTTTGCAGGGTATTTTCCGTGAATGTTTCCGATACCAGCAGCTAACATAGTAACTCCTAATTCAGCGATTTGTTTACATTCAGCAGGATCAGCGATTTCACCAGCTCCAACAACACCGTCTTCTTCTCCACCGATTGATCCAACTTCAGCTTCAACTGATACGTTTTTAGCAGCAGCTAAGTTGATTATTTCTTTAGTTTTAACTATGTTTTCTTCGATTGAGTAGTGTGATCCATCGAACATTACTGATGAGAATCCAGCATCCATAGCATCTATAGCTCCTTGGTAGCTACCGTGATCTAAGTGTAATGCTACAGGAACAGTTATTTTTAATTCCTCTAACATTCCGTTAACCATTCCAACTATTGTTTTGAATCCACACATGTATTTAGCAGCACCTTCTGATACTCCTAATATAACTGGTGAGTTATTTTCTTGAGCAGTTAATAATATAGCTTTTGTCCATTCTAAGTTGTTTATGTTGAATTGACCAACAGCGTATTTTCCTTCTCTTGCTTTATTTAACATTTCTTTTGCGTTAACTAATGCCATTTTGTTTACCACCTTTCAAAATCTTTCATTAACTTTTATTAGATTTATATATAGGGACAAAAAAAGTCCATGCGGGACTTGCCCCTTTCAATAACATTATAAACTAAAATCATTATAAATTCCACAATAAAATATATTTTTTAGGTTGGAATTTAAAATATTACCTATATTAACCTTCTGAATATCCTTTATATGCTTTGTATAGCTCTTGATTATATGTACTGAGGATAAACTGTTGGAAACATCTTCAGCCTTTATATATTGAGTTAGACTAAGAATTTCCTTACTTAAATTATCTAATTGTTCATGATTTATGTAAAGAGATAAAGAAACATAATTTTCTTCTAAGAGATTACTTAACTTTAAAGACTCTTCATAAGATTCCTTCCAATCCTCTTTACTTAAGGAACTTTCTATTTTATTACTATAATCATTTACCTTGTCACATACATTTATTAGTTTATTATTAAAAAATAGAACAGAAGCAAGGAGGGAAAAAAATATTAATGATGAAATTAGGGTATTTTTCATAGTATTATGTCCTCCTTATCTTTCTGATTTTTTCTTTGAATAAATAATTTCTCATTAGAATCCATCATAACTAGGAATAATTTATCTCTAGGTGGATAATTAAGGGACTTTAATTTTTCATCTAACCATTTTTCATCCTTGTTCATTCCTTGAAGAGCTTTTT from Clostridium perfringens carries:
- the fba gene encoding class II fructose-1,6-bisphosphate aldolase, which codes for MALVNAKEMLNKAREGKYAVGQFNINNLEWTKAILLTAQENNSPVILGVSEGAAKYMCGFKTIVGMVNGMLEELKITVPVALHLDHGSYQGAIDAMDAGFSSVMFDGSHYSIEENIVKTKEIINLAAAKNVSVEAEVGSIGGEEDGVVGAGEIADPAECKQIAELGVTMLAAGIGNIHGKYPANWAGLNFEALANIKAATGDMPLVLHGGTGIPSDMIAEAISLGVSKINVNTECQLSFAEATRKYIEAGKDLEGKGFDPRKLLNPGFEAIKATVKEKMELFGSVNRA
- a CDS encoding DUF4363 family protein is translated as MKNTLISSLIFFSLLASVLFFNNKLINVCDKVNDYSNKIESSLSKEDWKESYEESLKLSNLLEENYVSLSLYINHEQLDNLSKEILSLTQYIKAEDVSNSLSSVHIIKSYTKHIKDIQKVNIGNILNSNLKNIFYCGIYNDFSL